The following coding sequences are from one Streptomyces sp. NBC_01232 window:
- a CDS encoding APC family permease — MRRINAKRMLVGEPLDTSRLGETLLPKRLALPIFCSDPLSSVAYATEEILLILALGGVALLHLTWYAAAAIVFLLVVVVASYRQTCHAYPGGGGAYIVSSENLGQTAALTAASALLVDYVMTVAVSVVSGVSAITSAVPSLNDHEVALSVAFVVLLTLMNLRGVRESGRVFAIPTYGFVLVIYLMFAVAAVRLGTGETIRAESADLPIIPVDTYTGFALVFLTMRAFASGCTALTGVEAISNGVPAFRKPKAKNAATTLAAMGVLSVTMFVGITALAMSYQVHVAADPTELGLPAGTATSTALAQIGRATFGSWHFLFYLLQAVTAGVLILAANTAFNGFPMLASILARDRYAPRQLFNRGDRLVYSNGVVLLALAAIALIVAFDAELTRLIQLYIIGVFVSFTLSQSGMVRHWRKELASPSTPHEERIHIHRRLAINAVGATLTALVLVIVLLTKFTHGAWLVVIAMPLLFLGMKGVRRHYDQVARQVAIAPDATPRKPARHHVLVLVAAVQAPTLKAIGYAQGLRPDSLTAVTVAADEAEAARLREVWAEHDTGLALKILHSPYREVVGPIMAHVQELAAASSTDMLSVVIPEYVVGHWWEQPLHNQNALRLKARLLFTPGVAVIDVPYLLESAKPADRAGRDG, encoded by the coding sequence ATGAGGCGTATCAATGCGAAACGCATGCTGGTCGGGGAACCCCTCGACACCTCCCGCCTGGGTGAGACCCTGCTGCCCAAGAGGCTCGCCCTGCCGATCTTCTGCAGCGACCCGCTCTCCTCCGTGGCCTACGCCACCGAGGAGATCCTGCTGATCCTCGCCCTCGGCGGCGTCGCACTGCTGCACCTCACCTGGTACGCGGCCGCCGCCATCGTCTTCCTCCTCGTCGTCGTCGTCGCCTCGTACCGCCAGACCTGCCACGCCTATCCCGGCGGGGGCGGCGCGTACATCGTCAGCTCCGAGAACCTCGGGCAGACCGCCGCGCTCACCGCCGCCAGCGCCCTGCTCGTCGACTACGTGATGACCGTCGCCGTCTCCGTCGTCTCCGGCGTCTCCGCCATCACCTCGGCCGTTCCCTCGCTCAACGACCACGAAGTGGCCCTGTCCGTCGCCTTCGTGGTGCTGCTGACCCTGATGAACCTGCGCGGCGTACGGGAGTCGGGCCGCGTCTTCGCCATCCCCACCTACGGCTTCGTCCTCGTCATCTACCTCATGTTCGCCGTCGCCGCCGTACGGCTGGGGACCGGGGAGACCATCCGCGCCGAATCCGCCGACCTCCCGATCATCCCCGTCGACACCTACACCGGATTCGCCCTCGTGTTCCTCACGATGCGCGCCTTCGCCTCCGGATGCACCGCCCTCACGGGCGTCGAGGCGATCAGCAACGGCGTCCCCGCCTTCCGCAAGCCCAAGGCGAAGAACGCCGCGACCACGCTCGCCGCGATGGGCGTGCTCTCCGTGACGATGTTCGTCGGCATCACCGCCCTCGCCATGTCCTACCAGGTGCACGTTGCGGCCGACCCCACCGAACTGGGGCTGCCTGCGGGCACCGCGACCTCCACGGCCCTCGCCCAGATCGGCCGAGCCACCTTCGGCAGCTGGCACTTCCTCTTCTACCTGCTCCAGGCCGTCACCGCGGGCGTGCTGATCCTCGCCGCGAACACGGCCTTCAACGGCTTCCCGATGCTCGCCTCGATCCTGGCCAGGGACCGCTACGCGCCCCGCCAGCTCTTCAACCGCGGCGACCGGCTCGTCTACTCCAACGGCGTCGTCCTGCTCGCACTCGCCGCCATCGCCCTCATCGTGGCCTTCGACGCCGAGCTGACCCGCCTCATCCAGCTCTACATCATCGGCGTCTTCGTCTCCTTCACCCTCTCCCAGTCGGGCATGGTCCGGCACTGGAGGAAGGAGCTCGCCTCACCCTCCACCCCGCACGAGGAACGGATCCACATCCACCGCAGGCTCGCCATCAACGCGGTCGGCGCCACCCTGACCGCCCTGGTCCTGGTCATCGTCCTGCTCACCAAGTTCACGCACGGAGCCTGGCTGGTCGTCATCGCGATGCCGCTGCTCTTCCTCGGCATGAAGGGCGTGCGCCGCCACTACGACCAGGTCGCCCGGCAGGTCGCCATCGCCCCCGACGCCACCCCTCGCAAGCCCGCCCGTCACCACGTGCTGGTGCTGGTCGCCGCCGTACAGGCCCCGACGCTCAAGGCCATCGGCTACGCGCAGGGGCTGCGCCCCGACAGCCTGACGGCGGTCACCGTGGCGGCGGACGAGGCCGAGGCCGCCCGGCTGCGCGAGGTGTGGGCGGAGCACGACACCGGCCTCGCGCTGAAGATCCTGCACTCGCCGTACCGGGAGGTGGTCGGTCCGATCATGGCCCACGTCCAGGAACTGGCCGCCGCATCCTCCACGGACATGCTGTCCGTGGTGATCCCCGAGTACGTGGTGGGCCACTGGTGGGAGCAGCCCCTGCACAACCAGAACGCCCTGCGGCTCAAGGCGCGGCTGCTGTTCACGCCCGGCGTCGCGGTGATCGACGTGCCGTACCTCCTGGAGTCTGCGAAACCCGCTGATCGGGCAGGGCGGGACGGGTAG
- a CDS encoding helix-turn-helix domain-containing protein: MSRSDDVLKVHRLAHTGGSAALLDWLAARLGGWTGVVRGRGPAAGADRERSGEAPEAAVRGAAEMSARGVRSAVLHGDGSATLLFALDAGRALAAVLPLPHPPDASALLADAAVPLALVLRAEEAERREERAAVAEARAREAVLRLLMNGGLPAAHQIAEALRPPLPDPIRLYVAECRIGRRAEVARLCQELTGGRAWVVPCPVYVRHLIILVPADADAVSADHDPLAGALTAIAPDCAVGVSGELALSQAPTAYTQAFHALAVARGRGERHARFGPGPELALAAHEAGADWAWALLAPLHSYGPRRPQDPDGQELRTTAHAWLNFGSHASRLLRVHRNTLSARIRLVETLLGLDLARLGDQAALSLALRLTPGAGRGIGAAAPAAAPGLDGVLRDPRLTAWARSHLSRLTGPDAPAGARTTVRTWLEHDARLVPAAAALGVSVPGARKRLARIEALLERSLLQSPSVRHDLWLAHRAEELAG, translated from the coding sequence GTGTCACGGTCCGACGACGTACTCAAGGTCCACCGGCTCGCCCACACCGGGGGGTCGGCCGCGCTGCTGGACTGGCTCGCCGCCCGCCTCGGCGGATGGACCGGAGTGGTGCGCGGGCGCGGTCCCGCCGCCGGCGCGGATCGGGAGCGGTCCGGGGAAGCACCCGAGGCCGCCGTCCGTGGCGCCGCCGAGATGAGCGCCCGCGGCGTACGGTCGGCCGTCCTGCACGGCGACGGGTCCGCCACCCTGCTGTTCGCGCTGGACGCCGGGCGGGCCCTGGCCGCCGTGCTGCCGCTGCCGCACCCGCCCGACGCGTCCGCGCTGCTGGCGGACGCGGCCGTACCGCTGGCCCTCGTGCTGCGCGCCGAGGAGGCCGAGCGGCGGGAGGAGCGGGCCGCGGTCGCCGAGGCGCGCGCCCGCGAGGCCGTGCTCCGCCTGCTGATGAACGGCGGGCTCCCTGCCGCCCATCAGATCGCCGAGGCGCTGCGGCCCCCGCTGCCCGACCCGATCCGGCTGTACGTCGCCGAGTGCCGGATCGGCCGGCGCGCCGAAGTGGCCCGCCTGTGCCAAGAGTTGACCGGCGGCCGGGCCTGGGTCGTGCCCTGCCCGGTATACGTGCGCCACCTCATCATCCTGGTCCCGGCCGACGCGGACGCGGTGTCGGCCGACCACGACCCCCTCGCCGGGGCGCTGACGGCGATCGCCCCGGACTGCGCCGTCGGGGTCAGTGGGGAGCTGGCCCTGAGCCAGGCCCCGACCGCCTACACCCAGGCCTTCCACGCCCTGGCCGTCGCCCGGGGCCGCGGCGAACGGCACGCCCGGTTCGGCCCCGGCCCGGAGCTGGCGCTCGCGGCCCACGAGGCCGGGGCCGACTGGGCATGGGCCCTGCTCGCGCCCCTGCACTCGTACGGACCCCGGCGCCCCCAGGACCCCGACGGACAGGAACTGCGCACCACCGCCCACGCCTGGCTCAACTTCGGCTCGCACGCCAGCCGGCTGCTGAGGGTCCACCGCAACACCCTGTCCGCCAGGATCCGGCTGGTCGAGACGCTCCTCGGACTGGACCTCGCCCGCCTCGGCGATCAGGCGGCGCTCTCCCTGGCGCTGCGGCTGACCCCGGGCGCGGGGCGGGGGATCGGCGCCGCGGCGCCGGCGGCGGCCCCCGGGCTCGACGGGGTCCTGCGCGATCCGCGGCTGACCGCGTGGGCCAGGTCCCACCTGAGCCGGCTGACCGGCCCGGACGCCCCGGCCGGCGCCCGGACCACGGTCCGCACCTGGCTGGAGCACGACGCCCGGCTCGTACCGGCCGCCGCCGCGCTCGGGGTCTCCGTACCGGGTGCCCGCAAGCGGCTGGCCCGGATCGAAGCCCTGCTGGAGCGCTCGCTGCTGCAGTCCCCGAGCGTCCGCCACGACTTGTGGCTGGCGCACCGGGCCGAAGAACTCGCCGGGTGA
- a CDS encoding (2Fe-2S)-binding protein has product MPSHTFTVNGRSVTVDAPDDLPLLWVLRDMLGVRGPKYGCGVDVCKACTSHLDGADIRPCVVPVSACAGRAVTTIEGLADGDDLHPVQEAWLEQDVAQCGFCQPGQIMAAVALLKRTSEPTDEDIDAIANICRCGTYFRIREAIRSAAARM; this is encoded by the coding sequence GTGCCCTCGCACACCTTCACCGTCAACGGGCGGAGCGTCACCGTGGACGCGCCCGACGACCTTCCCCTGCTCTGGGTGCTCCGCGACATGCTGGGTGTGCGCGGCCCCAAGTACGGCTGCGGGGTGGACGTCTGCAAGGCCTGCACCAGCCATCTGGACGGCGCCGACATCCGTCCCTGCGTGGTGCCCGTCTCGGCGTGCGCGGGCAGGGCGGTGACCACCATCGAGGGCCTGGCGGACGGGGACGACCTGCACCCCGTGCAGGAGGCCTGGCTCGAACAGGACGTCGCCCAGTGCGGCTTCTGCCAGCCCGGCCAGATCATGGCCGCCGTCGCGCTGCTGAAGCGCACGAGCGAGCCGACGGACGAGGACATCGACGCCATCGCCAACATCTGCCGCTGCGGTACGTACTTCCGCATCCGGGAGGCCATCCGCAGCGCGGCCGCCAGGATGTGA
- a CDS encoding xanthine dehydrogenase family protein molybdopterin-binding subunit, translating to MTDRDRATDRDRADDQNHAAGRDRATGRDRATGRSRRSFLTHLVAAPTLALVTRAAADALAPQSAHAVVPSLPAIADVIDLGDLFILAGAPTSALLALAVEADGTVRFRLPREEVGQGLTTAVAMLVAEELDAPLADVHVELDDARPELLFNQLTGSSNSIRSLYGPVRQCAATARARLVAAAARRWGLNPASLTTAGGAVRAPDGRTAGYGELAAAAADPGLVVLGATPKKRAGHTLVGKPTGRVDARAMVTGALQYTLDLEVPGAKPCVVRRPPTLGGTVRTVANLAAVRAMPGVLHVVTVPTGVAVVAETFGQAIDAKSALQVTWGPGPADQLSDAQVRAKLRAATPPLLVPPLLTPYVDAEFDFAFVSHAPMETNSAIADVREDRAEIWSGLKSPIVARETIAADLGLPLSKVKVHVVQAGGSFGRRLFFDAALEAARISKACRRPVRLMWTRVDDTRHGRMRPATHHRIRATHLLGEVLSFEHRVAAAETDFRHGLGEIITATAASLPLGIGNATLAQTLFLTTVKSPYHFGLTTQALTEVPTGIPTGSWRSVYSANTRGAEEIVVDELAARTGRDPYAFRRTFLKTDAQRAVLDKAAQEGDWGRAMPAGCAQGIAFHEEYKSRTACLVEIDTRDPDHVRVTKAVIAVDVGLPVNPRGLEAQMIGGLTDAISTTLRAGLHLDKGLPLEGSYSQFHWAKQRDTPRDVRVFVLPATGDEPGGAGELGVPAAVGAIANAWARATGSKPRSFPLDFDVDFTPYPR from the coding sequence ATGACCGACCGGGACCGTGCCACCGACCGGGACCGCGCCGACGACCAGAACCACGCCGCGGGCCGGGACCGTGCCACCGGCCGGGACCGCGCCACGGGGCGGAGCCGCCGTTCCTTCCTGACCCACCTCGTGGCCGCACCGACCCTGGCCCTGGTCACCCGGGCCGCCGCCGACGCGCTGGCCCCGCAGTCCGCCCACGCCGTGGTGCCCTCCCTGCCGGCCATCGCCGACGTGATCGACCTCGGCGACCTGTTCATCCTGGCCGGAGCTCCCACCTCCGCCCTGCTGGCGCTCGCCGTCGAGGCGGACGGCACCGTCCGTTTCCGCCTGCCGCGCGAGGAGGTCGGCCAGGGCCTCACCACCGCCGTCGCCATGCTGGTCGCGGAGGAACTCGACGCGCCACTGGCCGACGTACACGTGGAGCTGGACGACGCCCGGCCCGAGCTGCTCTTCAACCAGCTCACCGGATCCTCCAACTCGATCCGCTCCCTCTACGGACCGGTCCGCCAGTGCGCCGCCACCGCCCGGGCCCGCCTCGTCGCCGCCGCCGCCCGCCGCTGGGGCCTGAACCCGGCCTCGCTGACCACCGCCGGCGGCGCCGTCCGCGCCCCCGACGGCCGCACCGCCGGCTACGGGGAACTCGCCGCGGCCGCGGCCGACCCCGGCCTCGTCGTCCTCGGCGCCACCCCCAAGAAGAGGGCCGGGCACACCCTCGTGGGGAAGCCGACCGGCCGGGTCGACGCCCGGGCCATGGTCACCGGCGCCCTGCAGTACACCCTCGACCTGGAGGTGCCCGGCGCCAAACCCTGCGTGGTGCGCCGCCCGCCGACCCTCGGCGGCACGGTCCGCACCGTCGCCAACCTCGCCGCCGTCCGGGCCATGCCCGGTGTCCTGCACGTGGTGACCGTCCCGACCGGGGTCGCCGTCGTCGCCGAGACCTTCGGGCAGGCCATCGACGCCAAGTCCGCCCTCCAGGTCACCTGGGGCCCCGGCCCCGCCGACCAGCTCTCCGACGCCCAGGTCCGCGCCAAGCTGCGCGCCGCCACCCCGCCGTTGCTCGTCCCGCCCCTGCTGACCCCCTACGTGGACGCCGAGTTCGACTTCGCCTTCGTCAGCCACGCCCCGATGGAGACCAACTCCGCCATCGCCGACGTGCGCGAGGACCGGGCCGAGATCTGGTCCGGCCTCAAGTCCCCCATCGTGGCCCGCGAGACCATCGCCGCCGACCTCGGCCTGCCCCTCTCCAAGGTCAAGGTCCACGTGGTCCAGGCCGGCGGGTCCTTCGGCCGGCGGCTCTTCTTCGACGCGGCCCTGGAGGCCGCCCGGATCTCCAAGGCCTGCCGGCGCCCGGTCCGGCTGATGTGGACGCGTGTGGACGACACCCGCCACGGCCGGATGCGCCCCGCGACCCACCACCGGATCCGCGCCACCCACCTCCTGGGCGAGGTGCTCAGCTTCGAGCACCGCGTCGCCGCCGCCGAGACCGACTTCCGGCACGGCCTCGGCGAGATCATCACCGCCACCGCGGCCAGCCTGCCCCTCGGCATCGGCAACGCCACCCTCGCCCAGACCCTCTTCCTGACCACGGTGAAGTCCCCGTACCACTTCGGACTCACCACGCAGGCGCTCACCGAGGTCCCCACCGGGATCCCCACCGGCTCCTGGCGCTCGGTGTACTCCGCCAACACGCGCGGAGCCGAGGAGATCGTCGTCGACGAACTCGCCGCCCGGACGGGCCGGGACCCGTACGCCTTCCGGCGCACCTTCCTGAAGACCGACGCCCAGCGCGCCGTACTCGACAAGGCGGCCCAAGAGGGCGACTGGGGCCGGGCGATGCCGGCCGGATGCGCGCAGGGCATCGCCTTCCACGAGGAGTACAAGTCCCGCACCGCCTGTCTCGTCGAGATCGACACCCGGGACCCGGACCACGTGCGCGTCACGAAGGCGGTCATCGCAGTGGACGTGGGCCTGCCGGTCAACCCGCGCGGACTGGAGGCCCAGATGATCGGCGGCCTCACCGACGCGATCTCCACCACCCTGCGCGCCGGGCTGCACCTGGACAAGGGGCTGCCCCTGGAAGGCAGCTACAGCCAGTTCCACTGGGCGAAACAGCGCGACACCCCGCGCGACGTACGGGTCTTCGTGCTGCCGGCCACCGGCGACGAGCCGGGTGGCGCGGGCGAGCTCGGCGTGCCCGCGGCGGTCGGCGCGATCGCCAACGCCTGGGCCAGGGCCACCGGTTCGAAGCCGCGCAGCTTCCCCCTCGACTTCGACGTCGACTTCACCCCGTATCCCCGCTAG
- a CDS encoding PP2C family protein-serine/threonine phosphatase: protein MPSHLFADRPAQPPEPGSVDALISQTRRLRGEVDAVRRDTVVDDDDAQGRWQRALCDLAVHHLDDLREHLGQLKEGLPPPPETVEYPQAAPEAGPEAHTRVGSAEWNLLTDEVSWSDELFQIFGRSPESGALPLDELGSTLFSEDQPLLTAWVTACLVDGKPIDGEFRIVRADGRVRTLHMRGEPVLDSDGCTASMWAVMRDVSELRRSQRAVRESRDSLQRQREIAQTEHRLAVELQEAVLPPWRGSLRFPYGSAGTLDVAAHYLPSATSALIGGDWYDALELPDGCSMLTVGDLTGHGVTATSGMAMMLGALRGMAMAGIEPGPLMGWLNQLLENSVQPALGSAVCCRYDPARQVLSWAQAGHPAPLLFRRGSGRSLVPPEGVLLGATSGATYGQAEERLEVGDLLILHTDGLTTRSIEFSRADGTERLLALAPRFSAARSAQDCVRIVIEEFGESEREDDACVLVARVGG, encoded by the coding sequence ATGCCGTCCCACCTGTTCGCGGACCGTCCCGCGCAGCCGCCCGAGCCGGGGTCGGTGGACGCGCTGATCTCGCAGACCCGGCGACTGCGGGGCGAAGTGGACGCGGTCCGCCGCGACACCGTCGTCGACGACGACGACGCCCAAGGCCGCTGGCAGCGCGCGCTGTGCGATCTCGCCGTCCACCACCTCGACGACCTCCGCGAGCACCTCGGCCAGCTCAAGGAAGGCCTGCCGCCGCCGCCCGAGACCGTCGAGTACCCGCAGGCCGCGCCCGAGGCCGGACCCGAAGCCCATACCCGCGTCGGCAGCGCCGAGTGGAACCTGCTGACCGACGAGGTCAGTTGGTCCGACGAGCTGTTCCAGATCTTCGGCCGCTCGCCCGAGTCCGGCGCGCTCCCCCTCGACGAACTGGGCTCGACCCTGTTCTCCGAGGACCAGCCGCTGCTCACCGCGTGGGTCACCGCCTGTCTGGTGGACGGCAAGCCGATCGACGGCGAGTTCCGCATCGTCCGGGCCGACGGCCGTGTCCGGACCTTGCACATGAGGGGCGAGCCGGTACTCGACTCCGACGGCTGCACGGCCTCGATGTGGGCCGTCATGCGGGACGTGAGTGAACTGCGCCGGAGCCAGCGGGCGGTGCGCGAGTCACGGGACTCGCTGCAGCGCCAGCGGGAGATCGCGCAGACCGAGCACCGGCTGGCGGTCGAGCTGCAGGAAGCCGTGCTCCCCCCGTGGCGCGGCTCCCTGCGGTTCCCGTACGGCAGCGCCGGCACACTGGACGTCGCCGCGCACTACCTCCCCTCCGCGACCAGCGCTCTGATCGGCGGCGACTGGTACGACGCCCTCGAACTCCCCGACGGCTGCTCGATGCTGACGGTCGGTGACCTGACCGGCCACGGAGTGACCGCGACCTCCGGCATGGCGATGATGCTGGGCGCCCTGCGCGGCATGGCCATGGCGGGTATCGAGCCGGGCCCGCTGATGGGCTGGCTCAACCAGCTCCTGGAGAACTCCGTACAGCCCGCGCTCGGTTCCGCCGTGTGCTGCCGCTACGACCCCGCGCGCCAAGTGCTGTCCTGGGCTCAGGCGGGCCACCCGGCACCCCTGTTGTTCCGCCGCGGGTCGGGGCGTTCCCTGGTCCCGCCGGAGGGCGTACTGCTGGGCGCGACCTCCGGAGCCACGTACGGGCAGGCCGAGGAACGGCTCGAGGTCGGCGACCTGCTGATCCTGCACACCGACGGACTCACCACGCGCAGCATCGAGTTCAGCCGGGCGGACGGGACCGAGCGGCTGCTGGCGCTCGCGCCGCGGTTCTCGGCGGCGCGGTCGGCGCAGGACTGCGTGAGGATCGTGATCGAGGAGTTCGGCGAGAGCGAGCGGGAGGACGACGCCTGCGTGCTCGTCGCCCGGGTCGGCGGGTAA
- a CDS encoding DNA-binding protein NsdB, translating into MSKGPNTRLNDLFGLAGWSKGELARMVNRQAAAMGHPQLATDTSRVRRWIDMGEAPREPVPTVLAALFTERLGRVVTIEDLGFVRQRRTSRRQPDGARENPDGMPWAPERTAAVLTEFTGMDLMLNRRGLMGAGAVLTAGSALSNAMYDWLHTDPALAKEARNFGESFQADPAGYDRYEAAPIGSQEIEALERSVDVFRAWDASRGGGLQRKAVVGQLNEVGGMLAYHHPDHLQRRLWGVAANLAVLAGWMSHDVGLEPTAQKYFVIAAHAAREGGDRPRAGEALSRAARQMVHLGKPNEALDLMKLAQSGSGEQTLPRTRAMLHTIEAWAQAAMGKGQAMRRTLGEAEELFVSDKGDVPPPSWMQHFDEADLHGMQALAYRTLADHDAAAAPIAARHAREALRLRGEGYQRSQIFDYISMASACFIADEPEQADRYARLALVSMNETSSHRTWDRLREMYRLTVQYSGYARIEDLRQEIKLALPDAPAARAPRGAGA; encoded by the coding sequence GTGAGCAAAGGTCCAAACACCCGCTTGAACGACCTGTTCGGCCTGGCCGGCTGGTCGAAGGGCGAACTGGCGAGGATGGTAAACCGGCAGGCGGCGGCCATGGGCCACCCCCAGCTGGCCACCGACACCTCGCGGGTGCGGCGCTGGATCGACATGGGGGAGGCCCCCCGCGAACCGGTGCCCACGGTACTGGCAGCACTGTTCACCGAGCGGCTCGGTCGTGTCGTGACCATCGAGGACCTCGGGTTCGTACGGCAGCGGCGCACCTCCAGACGGCAGCCGGACGGGGCTCGAGAGAACCCCGACGGAATGCCGTGGGCGCCCGAACGCACAGCCGCGGTCCTCACCGAATTCACGGGAATGGACCTCATGCTCAACCGTCGCGGTCTGATGGGCGCGGGAGCGGTGCTCACCGCCGGCTCCGCCCTCAGCAATGCCATGTACGACTGGCTGCACACCGACCCCGCCCTGGCGAAGGAGGCCCGCAACTTCGGGGAATCCTTCCAGGCAGACCCAGCGGGCTACGACCGCTACGAGGCCGCCCCGATCGGCTCCCAGGAGATCGAGGCCCTGGAGCGCTCCGTCGACGTGTTCCGGGCCTGGGACGCCTCCAGGGGTGGCGGACTCCAGCGCAAGGCGGTCGTCGGCCAGCTCAACGAAGTGGGCGGCATGCTCGCCTACCACCACCCCGACCACCTGCAGCGGCGCCTGTGGGGGGTGGCGGCGAACCTGGCGGTCCTCGCCGGCTGGATGTCCCACGACGTGGGTCTCGAACCCACCGCGCAGAAGTACTTCGTCATCGCCGCGCACGCGGCCCGTGAGGGGGGCGACCGGCCGCGCGCCGGAGAGGCGCTGTCCCGCGCCGCGCGCCAGATGGTCCACCTGGGCAAGCCGAACGAGGCGCTGGACCTGATGAAGCTCGCCCAGTCCGGCTCGGGAGAGCAGACGCTGCCGCGCACGCGCGCCATGCTGCACACCATCGAGGCCTGGGCGCAGGCCGCCATGGGCAAGGGCCAGGCCATGCGCCGCACCCTGGGCGAGGCGGAGGAGCTGTTCGTCTCCGACAAGGGGGACGTGCCGCCGCCGAGCTGGATGCAGCACTTCGACGAGGCGGACCTGCACGGCATGCAGGCCCTTGCCTACCGGACGCTGGCGGACCACGACGCCGCGGCGGCTCCGATCGCCGCGCGCCACGCCAGGGAGGCCCTGCGGCTGCGGGGCGAGGGCTATCAGCGCTCGCAGATCTTCGACTACATCTCCATGGCCTCGGCCTGCTTCATCGCCGACGAGCCGGAGCAGGCGGACCGGTACGCGCGCCTCGCCCTGGTCTCGATGAACGAGACCTCCTCGCACCGGACCTGGGACCGGCTGCGCGAGATGTACCGGCTCACCGTCCAGTACTCCGGGTACGCGCGCATCGAGGACCTCCGCCAGGAGATCAAGCTGGCCCTCCCCGACGCCCCGGCGGCGCGCGCCCCGCGCGGTGCGGGGGCGTAG
- a CDS encoding aminoglycoside phosphotransferase family protein, translating to MYAATSSVSAPVRSHRTLPAGGGPYLEPGRPSAQAQGVVRARRMPGTGSQPVSGRIDLSGPQGAQLRTALASVQRICPEFAPVQVLRRSGRSVLLVGTTGRMTAVAKVLLDHSPEWRERYRHEIAAYRAFVRHRPPVRVPRLIAADPENCTLVVERMAGRVAALQRHPVEPPPRVDLRAALGAVCRVNQWRPPADLFGTPMNYARRIARDYELGLLTDRDLGDLQKLLHGVKLSGTGLQFNHGDALLSNLLLSPAGPVLLDWEHAGWYLPGYDLATLWTVLGDAPAARAQISRLAQSAGPAARDAFLVNLMLVLTREIRMSETAVQRSMLATSPAQPLPVGALTSGEEQRLLLRRLHDDAGMARRAVRAAVGTR from the coding sequence ATGTACGCAGCAACGTCCTCCGTGTCCGCACCGGTCCGGTCGCACCGCACGCTCCCGGCGGGCGGCGGCCCCTACCTCGAACCCGGCCGCCCGTCGGCCCAGGCTCAGGGCGTCGTCCGGGCGCGGCGGATGCCGGGTACCGGATCGCAGCCCGTCAGCGGAAGAATCGACCTCTCGGGGCCGCAGGGGGCGCAACTGCGCACCGCGCTCGCCTCGGTGCAGCGGATCTGTCCGGAGTTCGCCCCGGTTCAGGTGCTGCGGCGCAGCGGCCGCTCGGTCCTCCTGGTGGGCACCACCGGTCGGATGACCGCCGTCGCGAAGGTTTTACTGGATCACTCGCCGGAATGGCGTGAGCGCTACCGGCACGAAATAGCGGCGTACCGGGCGTTCGTCCGGCACCGCCCGCCGGTCCGGGTGCCGCGGCTGATCGCCGCCGACCCCGAGAACTGCACGCTGGTGGTGGAGCGGATGGCGGGCCGGGTCGCGGCGCTGCAGCGGCACCCGGTGGAGCCGCCGCCGCGGGTGGACCTCCGGGCGGCCCTGGGCGCGGTGTGCCGCGTCAACCAGTGGCGGCCGCCGGCGGACCTGTTCGGCACCCCGATGAACTACGCGCGGCGGATCGCCCGTGACTACGAGCTGGGCCTGCTGACCGACCGGGACCTGGGTGACCTGCAGAAGCTGCTGCACGGCGTGAAGCTGTCGGGCACGGGACTGCAGTTCAACCACGGTGACGCCCTCCTGTCGAACCTGCTGCTGTCGCCGGCCGGTCCGGTCCTGCTCGACTGGGAGCACGCGGGCTGGTACCTGCCCGGGTACGACCTGGCCACGCTGTGGACGGTGCTGGGCGACGCCCCGGCCGCCCGCGCGCAGATCAGCCGGCTCGCGCAGTCCGCAGGTCCGGCCGCGCGGGACGCCTTCCTGGTCAATCTGATGCTGGTGCTGACCAGGGAGATCCGGATGTCGGAAACGGCGGTGCAGCGCTCGATGCTGGCGACCTCCCCGGCCCAGCCTCTGCCGGTGGGCGCCCTGACCTCCGGCGAGGAGCAGCGGCTGCTGCTGCGCCGTCTGCACGACGACGCGGGGATGGCGCGCCGGGCGGTGCGCGCGGCGGTAGGCACGCGCTGA
- a CDS encoding MmcQ/YjbR family DNA-binding protein codes for MKSVVRKWEAVREFALGLPEALEDHPWGPEDCVVKVNKKIFVFLGNTDGPGKPGISVKLKDEALHGHAMTAPGAEPTGYGLGRSGWVSVPLGEKGAPSVQVLCEWVEESYRTVALKRQVRELDARSPAQD; via the coding sequence ATGAAGTCCGTGGTGCGCAAGTGGGAGGCGGTGCGGGAGTTCGCCCTCGGCCTTCCGGAGGCCTTGGAGGATCACCCGTGGGGGCCTGAGGACTGCGTGGTGAAGGTGAACAAGAAGATCTTCGTCTTCCTGGGCAACACCGACGGGCCCGGGAAGCCCGGTATCTCCGTCAAGCTCAAGGACGAGGCCCTGCACGGGCACGCGATGACCGCGCCGGGGGCGGAGCCCACGGGTTACGGTCTGGGCCGCTCCGGCTGGGTGTCCGTCCCGCTGGGGGAGAAGGGGGCGCCCTCGGTGCAGGTGCTGTGCGAGTGGGTGGAGGAGAGCTACCGCACGGTGGCGCTCAAGCGGCAGGTGAGGGAACTGGACGCCCGTTCGCCGGCACAGGACTGA